DNA from Ictalurus punctatus breed USDA103 chromosome 7, Coco_2.0, whole genome shotgun sequence:
CTTCCAGCCCCCTGTATTTCACCAGATTCTTCTATTTCTTCATCATATTTTGCCATCACTTGATTGCCAGATCTATCACCACTGCAGtattctgcattttattttaactctCATGGTTTAATTTGCTTTATTGATATCTGACTGTAACTGAAGATCACACATATTCATGTTTATCTGTCCCTGTACACAATCCCTGCCATGTTCACTGCAGGTAATATTATAATGTGTtgtaatactgtataataaatgtaatctggTTCATGTAACCTGATCAAGTACTTGTGAACAAAGTCAGAGtatctttacatttacataaactgCTTCATTACATTTGTAGATGTCACTTTGAGAAAACATGAGTACTAaatgtttgtgaaaaaaaatgtctggaGAAGTGTAAAGGGAAATAGAGAAACTGCTAGTCATATTAATTTCACATGACTTCACACATGAGTTCATTTACTGAATTCTATGATTCCATTCATGTCTAATACACACTTTCTGCCTTAAAGATGAATTCATAGGCCTATACTTTAAAAAAGTTTcttatctgtctttctctctctctgacacacacacacacacacacacacacacacacacacacacacacacacacacacacacacacaagttgtgGTTTGATGTAGTTTGTGTTATTGGATATTCTATGTTTTTGGATAGCATCGTTTTTTACCTCGTTAAATTAAACTATTGAGTACCTGCACCTATACACAGTTGAGGTCATGATGtgcgtggggagcgaaggctagcccgccTGGTCCAATTCCTCAGAGGAGCTACTGTAGTACAAATggctgaaaatgttaatgctggctatgatataaaggtgtcagaacacacagtgcatcacagcttacTGCGTATGGGGCtatgtagctgcagaccggtctgAGTGCCCATGCTGCCCCCTGTCCACCACGAAAACCGATTACAGTGAACATATGAGCATCAAATCTGGACCATGAACAATGGAAGAAAGAAGGTGGTCTgattaatcacattttctttttcatcacaTCGATGGCTGGGTGCGTGAGCATCACTTATTTGGGGAAAACATGGCACCAGGATGAACTATGGAAAGAACACAAGCCTGCAGAGGCAGTGcaatgctctgggcaatgttctgctgggaaactttgggtcctgaCATTCATGTGGCTGTtgctttgacacgtaccacttACCTAAACATTGTCGCAGAcaaagtacaccccttcatggcataTTCCTAATAGCAGTGAActatttcagcaggataatatgcccagctacactgcaaaaattgtacAGGAGTGGCTTGAGGAACACAACAGAGTTGAAGGAGTTGACTCGGCCTCTAAATTCACCATATCTCAATCCAGTGGAGCAgctctggggtgtgtgtgtgtgtgtgtgtgtgtgtgtgtgtgtgtgtgtgtgtgtgtgtgtgtgtgtgtgtgtgtgtgtgtgtaaaatacataacctcaggtgacaaaaCTCACAACAGATTTCAGTATGTAgtaattttttccccaaaaaagtAAACCGACATTCAGAAACTAGGTctgaaaataagtacaccctctAAATCAGTAACACCACCTTTATCAACAATAACttcaagaaaatattttctgtagGGGTTTATCAGTCAAAATCTCTCCAAAATGGTGTAagagactgataaactcctacagaaaacattttcttcaagttattgttgctaaaggtggttctacatgttactgaattgtgtgatgtacttatttttcccacctggtttctgaatgttggtttacttttgattttttaaaatatcagtaCATACTGAaatctgttgtttgtttgtttttttttattgtcaccTGAGGCTATTTTATtctatataaaaacataaaattaaagGAGGGTGTACGTTCTTTTTCCTATGACTGTGCATACAGCAACTATTTGcctgtatctttctcatttgtaagtcactttggataaaagcgtctgctaagtgaataaatgtaaatgtaactaaagTCTGATGCACTGTTAATGACTTTACTAAACATGTTCAGTTCTTTGAAAAGGCAAAAAGCCATAGTCTGTGTGAgacttctttcttcttctagCTTTTTAGCAACTGACCACAAGTAAACACTATCAACATGCCCCCTTGTGTTGGTGCACTTGATCAGCTTTAAGCTGCGTGTGTAGCAGAACCACAGTGAGGCGTCAGTGACACGGAAGAGAAAGGCTTTAAACCACTTTCAGGGAATACACATAGAGAACTTTCCTACAACGCTGTAGGtgcatttattttgtctttacaGCCACATACAGCAAACATTTATAGATTAAGAGAcctcagacacacactgagtgaGGAAGTGTTTTTTGAGCCTCAGCTTTCGTCTACTTTAGTCATTCACTAATACAGCAATGCAGGACTTTCATGGATATACTGTTTCCATCTCTGGTGTGCTGTTGTTTGTGCTTCTACAGGGTATGTACAGAGATTAATATTGGacattttttaatgcacttgGCAAATTAAGCTTTTTTAATGATTCACATTAAATGAGCTTCCTTACTGCTAACCTCATAGGTCAAAGCATATGATTTCACATGGcatttggagatgttctgaaatgCACAAAATACACAGCcgaatatttacatgaattaatTTATTACAGAACTTAAAGCATTTATGCAATTCTAATCATTTGCTTtgcaaatcacagatttgtttttgtcatatttactgAACCACTGAATCCTGGACTCTCATAAGAAATTTGGCATTTGTCAGTACACTAACTGTACACCACTGATGTTCAGCATATTTCTCATGTAACTGTCTGCTCTTATCATTTTCTATCTGCaggaaaatgatcagattaGACCCAGGAAACCCTAAGGTctttctgaaaaaataaatatggctGTTAATGAAGTACATGCTTTCTGTGCAAGCTATTTGGTTACTGCAAATTCTAAGAAGATATCATTATGAAGAATTATAAAGAGTTTTACTGTAGTTGGTGGGCATAGTCTGTGGACAATTGAACTGAGaattagtttttaaatgattttgtagTTAggattgtcttttttttttttaatagtggtTTAGGTACGGGCTTCAGACTGTCTGTGGACTTTCACAAATTATTTCAACTTCATATGAGCagacataaatatacatttctGACATATAGTCTGCAATGTGTTATCTTTTGTCTTGTGGCAGGTGTGCATGCTGTTTTGGCTAATCAGAAGACAGTGATCAGAGCTAGAGGGAGCTCCCTGAACTTTCAGCCAGAATATCCAGATGGGACAGTGTCATTCGCTGAGTGGAATTTCAATGGGAAAAAGTTTGCTGACTACAATTCAAACCGCAATTACTCATTTCCAGAATCACAATTCAGTGGAAGAGTAAAAGAGAACCATGACAGAGTTGGAGTAACTGTACAAAATCTTCAACCCCAAGACTCTGGGACATTCTCAGTGGTTGCAGATGGAACTAGAGGACAGCCTCcaacacaaacatttaaagTTTATATTGAAGGTGagcatgattattattattatgagttatACATTTCAagtagtaaatatatatatatatatatatatatatatatatatatatatatatatatatatatatatatatgtatatatataactatatgtgtgtgtgtgtgtgtgtgtgtgtgtgtgtgtgtgtgtgtgtgtgtgtgtgtgtgtgtgtgtctgtgtgtgtgtgtgtgtctgtgtgttcatatttatttaattattagtgTTTACCTTTACTACTAATTACACCTGTTATAGTGGCTGGGTAATTACAATATACTGCTGCACTTGCAATGATTCCtcactttatttttaaacacatattAAGACCCCATAACAGCTGTGCAGATTGGGAAGAATCAGACGTGGAGATTGTCCACAAACAGCTGTGATGTTGATGTGAAGTGTGCAGCGCTCGGTGCTGAGAGTGTCTCCTACCTGTGGAGGGGCTATAAGACTGGGAGTGGAGCTCAGCTGCAGTTCAGTCTCTCACCAGCAGAAGGAGCTGttacactgaactgcactgcagCTAACAACGTCAGCTCCAGTTCTGCTACAGAGACACTGAGCTGTAGCTCTGAACATCCAGGAACAGGTATAATTACACTTTTCCTTCTGGTGAGTTAACATCATAGTCTCAACCTACGAAACCAAACAAGTTtcacaacgtgtgtgtgtgtgtgtgtgtgtgtgtgtgtgtgtgtgtgtgtgtgtgtgtgtgtgtgtgcactgtgtcACATGTAGAAGCTCCATTGTCAGTGCTTAAACTGATCAGTAGTCTAGTGGCAGCCTCTCCGTATCTGTTGGTGACCATCATCCTGGGTGTAAAATGTTACAGAGCTCGAGGtaaataaaagtagtagtaataaaataataatactaataaatagTCGGTGTCCAAGATAAAACCTTAGCTGTATTCTTGTTATTTCTtagcaatttatttattgaatttttttattttacaggtcATCATAACAGGCAGTATGCTGTAACTGTAATTGAGGAATAAACACTTGGCTGTCTGTGGTTCCCATGTCACAGATTTACAGTTTATTGAAGCTGAAAAAAATTACTCTGTTTAAAATATCTtgcatagttttattttttaaatgattttttcaTTTACACTCAGATCTCAGGGGCAAGGAATGTACAGTACTGTTCTTATGTTTGCAGTTTTCTGGATTGAATGTTGGAGCTTCTCTTCCAGGTTAGAGGTCACAACACTGTGTGCCCTTATGACTGCTGGGAAAGCTCAATTTTCACTCATCTTCAACCTTTCAGTTCCTCTTCCAACCCCTTGTATTTCACCAGATTcttgtatttcttcatttgtatgTTGCCATCATTTGATTGCCAAATCTATCACAACTGCAGTATTCTGGTCCTTTTCTATTCTCACcatctgtttgtttatctggCTGTATCTGGACGACACActggatttttgttttcttttgttttcttctgctCCCTGTGATTCCTCTCATCAGGAGATAGTACTGTCCAAACCATATTCATGTTTATCTGTCCCTGTACACAATCCCCACTATGTTTACTGCAGTTAAAATCATAATGTGTTGTAATAGATTAAATGTAATCTGGTTTGTGTAATCTGATCAAGGAGTTGTGAACAGAGGAGTATTTTAATGTCCGAgtatctttatatttatataatatgcgTCATTACATTTTTGGATATCACTCTGACtgagagaacattttattttagaaaaagagaaagcaggAGGGAGAGGGGAAGCATTTGtagttttaatgtaaaatgtttattctCTAACTATTCTCTGGATTTGGCCTTGATATCTGTTTCTGGACTGTTGTGAATGACCTCTGGACAGTTTCTGACTCTAATTTTGTATACTGGACTcttgtatttattaataaacctCCAGGACATGGATCCTCACACATTTCCTGAGTCTTACGAATCATTACATTTAGCAGATACCAGTTTGCATTAAAAGTTtaattttgtttatgtttataaatatgtaAGGAAAGCAGTATTTGCTGGTTAGTATTTCTGAAATGAATCAgctaatgaaataattaaacatcTACTGAAATGTATTTGTTCTGGAATACACAATCTCAATGTACTTAAAATGAATcgtgccagctgtaattcaaatcacaggtttatattaaagtacttattataatacattattggttttatatataataaccaCTTACACAGAGACTTGAAAGCCACACACTCCATGCaaactaatttttaaaaatgtgtgcaattgttgatgtggtgatgttttctgtaaggggaTGTATATTTAGTAATTTTTgaatcctcttttttttcagttttagtaTTGAGATATGCAATGTAGTGTCTGATCCTGAACAGCTACACTGCACACAGTAGAGGACCACACGTGGGCCCTTAACACAATCTCCTTACCCCAAAACTGCCCAGCTGTGTCTCCATGTTCTCCTTCTACCAGATCTGctgataaataatattttagctTTGAAATTTTACTTTAAGAGCATAATggtttgcaataaaaaaaatgcttgccAGTGGATTCTGTGTACAGTAAATGTCATTTGCAATCCCGACgaatctaatgacttttaaagGGGtagaatacttttgcaaggc
Protein-coding regions in this window:
- the LOC128633035 gene encoding SLAM family member 8-like, translated to MQDFHGYTVSISGVLLFVLLQGVHAVLANQKTVIRARGSSLNFQPEYPDGTVSFAEWNFNGKKFADYNSNRNYSFPESQFSGRVKENHDRVGVTVQNLQPQDSGTFSVVADGTRGQPPTQTFKVYIEDPITAVQIGKNQTWRLSTNSCDVDVKCAALGAESVSYLWRGYKTGSGAQLQFSLSPAEGAVTLNCTAANNVSSSSATETLSCSSEHPGTEAPLSVLKLISSLVAASPYLLVTIILGVKCYRARGHHNRQYAVTVIEE